CGGCCTGCTGCCGCACCACGAATTGGTGTTCTTCGCCCCGGTGCAACGGCAATGAGGGGCACTCAGCCACGAGGGGAGGCGCGGCCATGAGGGTGCGCGGCAAAGAGGGGCGCTCAGCCGTGAGGATCGCGGCGCGATGAGCCCAACTCCGCCCGACTCGCCGGGGCGGCCGTCACGGTTGCGCGCCGCCCTCGTCTTCCCGTTGCTCGCTGTCCTTTTTGTCGCCTTGTTCGCCGCCGAGCTGGTGCTCGGCACCGTGCGTATTCCGCTGGCCGAGATCGTCAACATTCTGTTCACCGGTGAGCCGAGCCAGGCGATCTGGCGTGTCATCGTGCTCGAGCTGCGGCTGCCGCGGGCGCTCACCGCTTGCCTTGCCGGTACGGCGCTAGCTCTCGGCGGCCTGACGTTGCAAACGCTCTTTCGTAATCCGCTCGCCGGACCGTGGGCGCTGGGCATCACCGCCGGTGCGCAGCTCGGTGTCGCTACAGTGGCGGTGGCCGGTGCCGTGGCGGGGAGCGCTGGGCTCGCCGTCACTCTTTCGCGTCTCGGCGTGCTGGCGGACCTGTCGTTGGCGGCCGGCGCCTTCGCCGGCGCCACCGCCGTGCTGCTGGCTGTCGTGGCGCTGTCGCGCCGTGTCAATGCCGTGACGCTGTTGATCGCTGGGCTGATGTTCGGATTTCTGGCCCAGGGTCTGGTCGCCGTCTTGCTGCACTTCACGACCGAGAACCAGGTCGAGGTGTACGAGAACTGGAGCGACGGCAGCTTCGGCGGTGTGACGTCGGACAAGCTGCTGGTGCTCGCTCCGGCCGTAGTGCTGGGTTTGCTCTTGATCGGCGCCTCGATCAAGCCGCTGAACGCTCTCCTGCT
This Acidobacteriota bacterium DNA region includes the following protein-coding sequences:
- a CDS encoding iron ABC transporter permease — protein: MSPTPPDSPGRPSRLRAALVFPLLAVLFVALFAAELVLGTVRIPLAEIVNILFTGEPSQAIWRVIVLELRLPRALTACLAGTALALGGLTLQTLFRNPLAGPWALGITAGAQLGVATVAVAGAVAGSAGLAVTLSRLGVLADLSLAAGAFAGATAVLLAVVALSRRVNAVTLLIAGLMFGFLAQGLVAVLLHFTTENQVEVYENWSDGSFGGVTSDKLLVLAPAVVLGLLLIGASIKPLNALLLGDRYARSLGVRIRRARNTALFAVVCLAGSVTAYCGPVLFLDLAVPHLCRGLFRTTDHRILVPGVALVGSIVALTADLIVHLPWRQHFLHLNAVNALI